The proteins below are encoded in one region of Lactuca sativa cultivar Salinas chromosome 3, Lsat_Salinas_v11, whole genome shotgun sequence:
- the LOC111907734 gene encoding vesicle-associated protein 1-1 isoform X2 → MSTGELLSVEPQELEFPFELKKQISCSMQLTNKTNNHVAFKVKTTNPKKYCVRPNTGVVLPYASCDVIVTMQAQKEAPPDMQCKDKFLLQSAVATPGISPKDITPELFSKDSGNQVEECKLKVNYVSPHQPPSPVREGSEEGSSPRASISDNVTVPRGFAESNEKLSETRSLISRLTEEKNSAVQQKNKIHQELEMLRRQGNKTSGGGVSLITVLFIGLLGIILGYYLK, encoded by the exons ATGAGTACAGGAGAACTTCTCAGCGTCGAGCCTCAGGAGCTTGAGTTTCCTT TTGAATTGAAGAAGCAGATCTCCTGTTCCATGCAATTGACGAACAAGACGAATAATCATGTGGCGTTTAAG GTGAAAACTACGAATCCAAAGAAGTATTGTGTTCGTCCAAACACTGGAGTTGTTTTGCCTTACGCTTCTTGTGATGTCATAG TGACAATGCAAGCTCAAAAGGAGGCTCCTCCTGACATGcaatgtaaggacaagtttttacTTCAGAGTGCAGTTGCAACTCCTGGAATTTCCCCGAAAGATATTACTCCAGAATTG TTTAGCAAGGATTCTGGGAATCAAGTGGAGGAATGCAAATTGAAAGTTAATTATGTTTCTCCTCATCAACCACCATCACCAGTTAGAGAAGGATCAGAGGAAGGTTCCTCTCCAAGAGCTTCAATATCAGATAATGTCACT GTCCCACGAGGATTTGCTGAATCTAATGAGAAATTATCAGAG ACAAGATCCCTTATATCTAGGCTGACTGAAGAGAAGAATTCTGCAGTTCAACAAAAGAACAAGATTCACCAAGAACTG gaaATGTTGAGGCGTCAAGGCAACAAAACAAGTGGTGGTGGTGTGTCACTAATAACCGTTCTTTTTATCGGTTTGTTGGGGATTATTTTGGGATATTATTTGaagtaa
- the LOC111907734 gene encoding vesicle-associated protein 1-1 isoform X1, with the protein MSTGELLSVEPQELEFPFELKKQISCSMQLTNKTNNHVAFKVKTTNPKKYCVRPNTGVVLPYASCDVIVTMQAQKEAPPDMQCKDKFLLQSAVATPGISPKDITPELFSKDSGNQVEECKLKVNYVSPHQPPSPVREGSEEGSSPRASISDNVTVNTNDSSSVPRGFAESNEKLSETRSLISRLTEEKNSAVQQKNKIHQELEMLRRQGNKTSGGGVSLITVLFIGLLGIILGYYLK; encoded by the exons ATGAGTACAGGAGAACTTCTCAGCGTCGAGCCTCAGGAGCTTGAGTTTCCTT TTGAATTGAAGAAGCAGATCTCCTGTTCCATGCAATTGACGAACAAGACGAATAATCATGTGGCGTTTAAG GTGAAAACTACGAATCCAAAGAAGTATTGTGTTCGTCCAAACACTGGAGTTGTTTTGCCTTACGCTTCTTGTGATGTCATAG TGACAATGCAAGCTCAAAAGGAGGCTCCTCCTGACATGcaatgtaaggacaagtttttacTTCAGAGTGCAGTTGCAACTCCTGGAATTTCCCCGAAAGATATTACTCCAGAATTG TTTAGCAAGGATTCTGGGAATCAAGTGGAGGAATGCAAATTGAAAGTTAATTATGTTTCTCCTCATCAACCACCATCACCAGTTAGAGAAGGATCAGAGGAAGGTTCCTCTCCAAGAGCTTCAATATCAGATAATGTCACTGTAAACACAAATGACTCTTCTTCT GTCCCACGAGGATTTGCTGAATCTAATGAGAAATTATCAGAG ACAAGATCCCTTATATCTAGGCTGACTGAAGAGAAGAATTCTGCAGTTCAACAAAAGAACAAGATTCACCAAGAACTG gaaATGTTGAGGCGTCAAGGCAACAAAACAAGTGGTGGTGGTGTGTCACTAATAACCGTTCTTTTTATCGGTTTGTTGGGGATTATTTTGGGATATTATTTGaagtaa